In one window of Mercurialis annua linkage group LG4, ddMerAnnu1.2, whole genome shotgun sequence DNA:
- the LOC126678206 gene encoding uncharacterized protein LOC126678206 isoform X2, with product MMAESCVISIKTEPQPEIDWSNELDHVPFLLRRQMLLSSKLINSCSTTNNNNTSSTTLTNGDIKNEFDSQGFPNGKETHEQSMQLQNDETKSSSAVHLVAPHNEVQAGCGIADKCSEKDSACQVTALPDDCIVPEIESHSSQKDSASCTINGNVQIPKLDSEISRDWKDFADDLDHIVLKERQRMLLLSKLLRSEKPVRQETPVELNPIKTTTNIPARRNSMRSSTMLNLAKVKAEPLYSSELHKPGMSAAANLSLNIKSVKSEVNVSAELNRDEVDDMQLQQRMKLQIPEKDSKSNTSDNFQCSGKGFPSVEEGPTVMQATNPIRTSWPRKRKKTATDSIETALEEDAPGLLQVLIEQGVSIDEMKLYGETENDEPIDESFIEDGFADLEAVISKIFFHQSSFLKFGILKCTKGTKPSYCLACLFSLVEQTRYLRFRNWPAEWGWCRDLQSFIFVFERHKSDGTS from the exons ATGATGGCTGAATCGTGTGTAATTTCGATAAAAACGGAGCCTCAACCCGAAATTGATTGGTCCAATGAGCTCGATCATGTTCCGTTCCTGCTCCGTCGTCAAATGTTACTGTCAAGCAAGCTCATAAATTCCTGCTCTACTACTAATAATAACAATACCAGTTCAAC GACTCTGACGAACGGtgatataaaaaatgaattcgATTCTCAG GGATTTCCAAATGGAAAAGAGACTCATGAACAGTCAATGCAACTGCAAAATGATGAAACTAAATCTTCTTCTGCCGTTCATCTTGTAGCACCACACAATGAAGTTCAAGCGGGTTGTGGTATAGCTGATAAGTGTTCAGAAAAGGACTCTGCTTGTCAAGTAACGGCCTTGCCAGATGATTGTATCGTCCCTGAAATTGAATCGCAT AGTTCACAAAAAGACAGCGCCAGCTGCACCATTAATGGTAATGTGCAAATACCGAAGCTTGATAGTGAAATTTCCAGAGACTGGAAGGACTTTGCAGATGATCTGGATCACATTGTACTGAAAGAACGGCAGAGGATGCTCCTTCTaag TAAATTATTGAGATCGGAGAAGCCAGTTCGACAG GAGACACCCGTGGAGTTAAATCCAATAAAGACTACTACTAATATACCTGCAAGAAGAAATAGCATGCGCAGTTCAACTATGTTAAACTTGGCCAAAGTGAAGGCTGAACCATTGTATAGTAGTGAATTGCACAAGCCAGGCATGAGTGCTGCTGCTAACCTCTCATTGAACATAAAATCTGTGAAGAGTGAAGTGAATGTCTCTGCTGAACTGAATAGAGATGAGGTAGATGACATGCAATTGCAACAGCGGATGAAGCTACAGATACCAGAAAAAGATTCCAAATCAAATACTTCAGACAATTTTCAGTGCTCGGGGAAAGGTTTCCCTTCTGTTGAGGAAGGCCCTACTGTTATGCAAGCTACAAACCCAATACGTACTAGTTGGCCACGGAAAAGGAAGAAAACTGCCAC GGATTCAATTGAAACAGCTCTAGAGGAAGATGCTCCCGGACTTCTGCAG GTGTTGATTGAACAAGGGGTGTCAATTGATGAAATGAAGCTTTATGGAGAGACAGAAAATGATGAACCCATTGATGAATCATTCATTGAAGATGGCTTTGCAGATCTTGAAGCTGTTATATCAAAG ATATTTTTTCACCAGAGCTCCTTTTTAAAGTTTGGTATTTTAAAGTGCACAAAGGGTACAAAACCCAGTTATTGCTTGGCTTGTCTATTCTCACTTGTGGAGCAG ACACGATATCTTAGATTCCGCAATTGGCCTGCTGAATGGGGTTGGTGTCGAGATCTCCAGTCATTTATATTTGTCTTTGAAAGGCATAAAAG TGATGGAACGTCCTGA
- the LOC126678206 gene encoding uncharacterized protein LOC126678206 isoform X1, which yields MMAESCVISIKTEPQPEIDWSNELDHVPFLLRRQMLLSSKLINSCSTTNNNNTSSTTLTNGDIKNEFDSQGFPNGKETHEQSMQLQNDETKSSSAVHLVAPHNEVQAGCGIADKCSEKDSACQVTALPDDCIVPEIESHSSQKDSASCTINGNVQIPKLDSEISRDWKDFADDLDHIVLKERQRMLLLSKLLRSEKPVRQETPVELNPIKTTTNIPARRNSMRSSTMLNLAKVKAEPLYSSELHKPGMSAAANLSLNIKSVKSEVNVSAELNRDEVDDMQLQQRMKLQIPEKDSKSNTSDNFQCSGKGFPSVEEGPTVMQATNPIRTSWPRKRKKTATDSIETALEEDAPGLLQVLIEQGVSIDEMKLYGETENDEPIDESFIEDGFADLEAVISKIFFHQSSFLKFGILKCTKGTKPSYCLACLFSLVEQTRYLRFRNWPAEWGWCRDLQSFIFVFERHKRIVMERPEYGYATYFFELVDSLTIDWQVRRLVTCMKLTNCGRINLIENKTLTVGEDLAEGEAKVLMQYGWVPNSGLGTMLNYRDRVFHDRKNEKDTSEWKSKIGKLLMDGYKGGSLVSSSIQEKSSEIMDDETPEIKTEL from the exons ATGATGGCTGAATCGTGTGTAATTTCGATAAAAACGGAGCCTCAACCCGAAATTGATTGGTCCAATGAGCTCGATCATGTTCCGTTCCTGCTCCGTCGTCAAATGTTACTGTCAAGCAAGCTCATAAATTCCTGCTCTACTACTAATAATAACAATACCAGTTCAAC GACTCTGACGAACGGtgatataaaaaatgaattcgATTCTCAG GGATTTCCAAATGGAAAAGAGACTCATGAACAGTCAATGCAACTGCAAAATGATGAAACTAAATCTTCTTCTGCCGTTCATCTTGTAGCACCACACAATGAAGTTCAAGCGGGTTGTGGTATAGCTGATAAGTGTTCAGAAAAGGACTCTGCTTGTCAAGTAACGGCCTTGCCAGATGATTGTATCGTCCCTGAAATTGAATCGCAT AGTTCACAAAAAGACAGCGCCAGCTGCACCATTAATGGTAATGTGCAAATACCGAAGCTTGATAGTGAAATTTCCAGAGACTGGAAGGACTTTGCAGATGATCTGGATCACATTGTACTGAAAGAACGGCAGAGGATGCTCCTTCTaag TAAATTATTGAGATCGGAGAAGCCAGTTCGACAG GAGACACCCGTGGAGTTAAATCCAATAAAGACTACTACTAATATACCTGCAAGAAGAAATAGCATGCGCAGTTCAACTATGTTAAACTTGGCCAAAGTGAAGGCTGAACCATTGTATAGTAGTGAATTGCACAAGCCAGGCATGAGTGCTGCTGCTAACCTCTCATTGAACATAAAATCTGTGAAGAGTGAAGTGAATGTCTCTGCTGAACTGAATAGAGATGAGGTAGATGACATGCAATTGCAACAGCGGATGAAGCTACAGATACCAGAAAAAGATTCCAAATCAAATACTTCAGACAATTTTCAGTGCTCGGGGAAAGGTTTCCCTTCTGTTGAGGAAGGCCCTACTGTTATGCAAGCTACAAACCCAATACGTACTAGTTGGCCACGGAAAAGGAAGAAAACTGCCAC GGATTCAATTGAAACAGCTCTAGAGGAAGATGCTCCCGGACTTCTGCAG GTGTTGATTGAACAAGGGGTGTCAATTGATGAAATGAAGCTTTATGGAGAGACAGAAAATGATGAACCCATTGATGAATCATTCATTGAAGATGGCTTTGCAGATCTTGAAGCTGTTATATCAAAG ATATTTTTTCACCAGAGCTCCTTTTTAAAGTTTGGTATTTTAAAGTGCACAAAGGGTACAAAACCCAGTTATTGCTTGGCTTGTCTATTCTCACTTGTGGAGCAG ACACGATATCTTAGATTCCGCAATTGGCCTGCTGAATGGGGTTGGTGTCGAGATCTCCAGTCATTTATATTTGTCTTTGAAAGGCATAAAAG AATAGTGATGGAACGTCCTGAGTATGGCTATGCAACCTACTTCTTTGAGCTAGTTGACTCCCTAACCATTGATTGGCAGGTCAGGCGGTTGGTGACTTGTATGAAACTTACTAATTGTGGCAGAATTAACCTAATTGAGAATAAGACATTAACG GTTGGAGAAGATTTAGCGGAGGGCGAGGCGAAAGTGTTAATGCAGTATGGTTGGGTACCAAATAGCGGCTTGGGGACTATGCTTAACTACCGTGACAGAGTGTTTCACGACAGGAAGAATGAGAAAGACACGTCAGAATggaaatcaaaaataggtaagttaCTGATGGATGGTTATAAAGGGGGAAGTCTGGTTTCATCTAGTATTCAGGAAAAATCTTCAGAAATTATGGATGATGAGACCCCTGAAATTAAGACGGAACTGTAA
- the LOC126678207 gene encoding transcription factor MYB20: protein MGRQPCCDKVGLKKGPWTAEEDKKLIHFILTNGQCCWRAVPKLAGLLRCGKSCRLRWTNYLRPDLKRGLLSEFEEKMVIDLHAQLGNRWSKIASHLPGRTDNEIKNHWNTHIKKKLRKMGIDPLTHKPLPITETPPQEQEQEQKQEQIQPVTSSNDTNLAEIQETKETDQKSPLEVDDHQEDYTFDTMDQMVMTNGFCIDEVPLIEPQEIFSSSTTSTSSSSSSTSSMCQDSTISNSNITNNNNLFEELQITDFEWPNNDIDLWGDELSSCWDLLMNDGDVAVDHSSISQCQRNIGSDHQDSWAYGIL from the exons ATGGGAAGACAACCATGCTGTGACAAAGTTGGATTAAAGAAAGGACCATGGACAGCTGAAGAAGATAAAAAACTTATTCATTTTATTCTCACCAATGGCCAATGTTGCTGGAGAGCTGTTCCTAAACTTGCAG GATTGCTGAGGTGTGGAAAGAGTTGCAGACTGAGATGGACTAATTATTTGAGGCCAGATTTGAAGAGAGGTCTTCTATCAGAATTTGAAGAGAAAATGGTGATTGATCTTCATGCTCAACTTGGTAATAG ATGGTCTAAGATTGCATCTCATTTACCAGGAAGAACAGATAATGAAATCAAGAATCATTGGAATACTCATATCAAGAAAAAGCTTAGAAAAATGGGTATTGACCCTTTAACTCACAAGCCACTACCCATTACTGAAACACCACCTcaagaacaagaacaagaacaaaaacaagaacagATTCAACCTGTAACAAGTTCCAATGATACCAACTTAGCTGAAATACAAGAAACTAAAGAAACTGATCAAAAATCTCCACTAGAAGTTGATGATCATCAAGAAGACTACACATTTGATACAATGGATCAGATGGTGATGACCAATGGATTTTGCATAGATGAAGTTCCTTTAATTGAGCCACAAGAAATCTTTTCATCATCAACAACTTCTacttcatcatcatcttcttcaactTCATCAATGTGTCAAGATTCAACCATCAGTAACAGCAAtattactaataataataatttgtttGAAGAGCTGCAAATTACAGATTTTGAGTGGCCGAACAATGATATTGACTTGTGGGGTGATGAGTTGAGCAGTTGTTGGGATTTGCTAATGAATGATGGTGATGTTGCTGTTGATCATTCTTCTATCAGTCAGTGCCAAAGAAATATTGGGTCTGATCATCAAGATTCTTGGGCTTATGGAATCCTGTAA